One Candidatus Gorgyraea atricola genomic window, TGAAGGGTTTCTGAAAACAGCATAGCCGCCCTTGTCAAATAGCCTGGACCCTAAAAAGGCCTTTACTTTCTTTATCCGTCTACACCTCTTAAGCCCGTCCATGCCAAAGAGCCAGTAATGTTCTTCTTTAAACCCGTTTCCCTTTTCCTTAAAATCTCCCCTGCCGGATAAAATGCTTGCGCTGGATAAAAGAGATCTATACATACTGTAATCCCTGGCGCTGGACAATCTTATTGCCACGCCATTATCCGAGTCCCCGATATGCGGCACATTGCCATTCGTATCTATAATATTCATGATAAACTCTGCCATGCTATAGAACCTGCCGAGTAATTCCCTGGGTATCTCTATGTTATTTTTCTGCAGAAGTACAATTGCCAGTAAGGCTAGTTCCATGACAAAGCCCTGATAGCCAAGCGCCTGTTCCTTTGTAACGCCGTCTGGATAGACCTGATTCAAAATCTCTTTAAACAAGACCTTCTTTCCGGTGTCCAGCCATTTCCTTGAGGTCTTAAATCCTGGAAATGTAAGACCGGCTATCAAGAGTCCAGCAGCCTCTCCTATCAAATGATTATTGCCGGACGAATGCCTTGAGAGATTATTCCTCACAAACTCTGCGTGTCTGTATATAGATTCTAAAAATCTCCTGTTTGAACTTATAGAAAATACACCGGATGATTTTATGAGCTTATATGCCCAGCACCAGGAAATAAGTCTCAGGCTGACTTCAAGCGAACTCTTCCAGTTAACGCCTTTATATCCTGGATTCTGTTTTATCCATGAAATGACCTGGTCCCTTGCCTCAATCGCGTATCTTTTCTGCCCTGTCAAAAGACACGCCTTACCCAGCGTCACAAGATGCTGGAATCTATTTAATTCCCATACAAATCTGATATCTTTTAAATTGTGTCTGTTCCTGTGCCAGTCTATTTCCTTTCCGAAATTCCACTCTGAATCAAATATCTTAAAATTGTGGCTGCAAAGCCTGTCTGCATCCCGGACTATATCTTTTATGCTGTTTGGAAAAAGCCTTAAGAATTGCCGCCTTATTTCCAGGGTCCCATTGGCGCCAAAATAAAAATTTGTCCCATTTTTATCCTTGATTAAAACCCTGCCCAGGTCCACCTTTCTATTTAGAAAAACATGAATATTCAGCTGGATAAGTTTATATATCCTGCGCACTGCTTCCTGCCCAGATATACACGATAATCTTCTTATATACCAGATAAGCTGCTTCATATCCCTTTATCCTTTAACTTAGACACGACACTTCTGAACTTGTCATTCCCTGTGCGCCTGATAGAATCTACCTTCTCTACGGATATATTCATGCCGCATCCGACCCGCACCCGAACCCTCTCTATGATATTAGCTTCATCTGTGGCCGAAAAATCAACATCTGGAACGACCTTTACCCGTATATTCTTTCTGTCTTCCTGGATCAGCTGCGCCTCTATAAAATTCTTTAATCCTTTATACAGACAGTCCATCATGCCTACATATCTTCCTTCAGGCGTAATGACAAACTCGCTCAACCTGCCTATGATCTTATCGATCATCTGCGATTTTCTGCCGCATTTACACTCTTTTTCAGATGGGATGACAACATCTCCGGTCCTATATCTTATGAGCGGCATTGACATATTGATAAAAGATGTCCCGATGATCTCTTTATAGCCCTCTCTGTCCTTGCAGTCTATAAACTCCACAAGGCCATACTCAGGAAGCACATGTAAATTGCCTTCCGGGCATGTTGCTATAGCTGCTACCCTTTCTGCGTTTCCGTAAAAGTCATAGACCTTGCAGTTAAACACCTCTTCTATCAATTTCTTTTTGTAATCATGCAATGTCTCGGAAGAAAGAATAGCTGATTTAAAGGACACACCTTTAAGCCCGCTTTCCTTTATAAACTTTGCCAGTATGTAAAGCGAGGATGAGTATGCCTCTATATATACCGGCTTAAAATCCCTCAGTACATTTACATAATAAGGCACGGTATCACGGGATATGTGAAAGGCTGAAAGCATCAGCTCCTTACCAAGGAAATCGCATTTCCAGAAAGGCGGCCTTTTACTTGACACTGGCATGATGATATCGCCTCTTAATATCACCTTTTTATCTCCCGGCCTGATACCTGCCCAGTTCCTCTGTTTCCACAATATCGCGTTCTCAAAATTTACAGAATAGAGGTCTCTGTAAAGCACTATGGGCGTGCCAGTGGTGCCGCTCGTGGCTGACTTTCTCAAGAATATCTTTTTAGAGCGCCTTGATATAAAATCATCAGGATTACGCAGGATCTTATCCCTCGTAAGAAATGGTATCTTTTCCAGATCTCCTTCTCTAAATTTGCCATTTATGTTGATGCCTGCCTCGTCAAAGAGCCTTTTATAATAAGGGACGTTCGAATATGAGTAGCGGATAACATCCTTCAGGCTTTCCATCTGTAATTTTTTTATATCTTTTCTGGAAAATTTATCTATCTCCATGATACGCGCAAACATATTTTTAAAGGGCCTGCCCTCGCGCAATTTTCTCCATATCCATTTTTTTACAGACAGTCTTATATCTTTACCTCCGCAACCCCGGAGGTTGCCGAACGGCAACCTCCGGGGTTGCGAAAGGGTAAGCAGGTTTTTATATTCTTCAAAAAAACCATTCACCACGCGGTCCAGCCTGAACACAGAATCTATTTTCTCAATATTATTTCTCGACATGGTCTTGCTTAACTCAGTATCCTTTAAGAGCCTTATGATTTTTCTGGCCAGGTCTTGTTTTTCGCCGGCCTCTACCAGAAAACCGTTCACGCCATCTTCCACGACCTCTGGGATACCTCCGACCTTTGTAGAGATCACAGGCAATCCTGAGGCCATTGCCTCCAGTATTGCAATAGGCTGTCCTTCGTGATATGAAGGCAGCAAAAACAATGCAGCCCTTTCAAACTCTTCCAGCAGTCTTTCCCTGCTGAGCCATCCCAATAAGACTATGTTTTTATCAATACCCCTCTCTATGCAGATCTTTTTTATCTTTTCTACATCGCCATCGCCTGCGAGATAAAATCTGGCCTCTGGGATTTCCCTGGTGACGACTGGCACAATATCTAAAATGTCATATGTGCCTTTGCGTTCTTCCAGCCGTCCTGCAGTCAATATATTCATACTGAGAAAATCCCTGTTACCATTGATATAACTGAAAGGCGTTGCATCAATAGGATTGGGTATTATCTTTATATTTTTATTCTTTGTCATGCGCGAGACTTCAGAGTGCCATGTCTGAGATAAAACTATTATGCTGTCAGAGAGATCCAGTATCTTTTTTATGAAAACTTTTCCCGCTGTATTCGATTTTCTATAAAAGACGTCAAAGCCTGCGCCATGTATATGAAATACCACCGGCCTTGCAAAAAGCCTGGACACGAGGAGCATTATCGCCTTTCTGCAGAAACTGCCCTTTGAACCGCTCAGGATATGGACAATGGCTATGTTTTTATCAGTCAATAATCTTATAAAAAACCGAACCAGACTCTTTATAAAAAACCATGTCTTTAAAACCACATTGCCATCAACTGTTGTAGGATGATAGACTGCCTTTAGCCCTTTTGGAAACTTTGAGCAGAGGTAATTCTTTGCAAAACTGGAAACACCCCCTTTTGCCTTTAGGTCAGGGCCTACTATAACTATGTGTTTGTCAACTGTCATTGAATCTTGCTTTTGGAAAAAATCCTCCATGTTTTTAATCATGGTCTTCAAAGAAAACTTTTCTTCCACTCTCTTTTTTGCATTCATGCCGAATCGCCTGGCCTTATCGCTGTCTCTAAGTAGCTCTAAAACTCTTTCACTAATGGCCTCAGGGTCTTCGGAAGGGACGATAATGCCTGATTCATTGTTCTTTATGATCCTGGAATTATCGCCTACGCCTGTGGCGACTATGCCCTTTGCGCTTGCCATGTATTCTAAAAGCGATACTGGAAAAGATTCTATCCTTGAGGAAAGCACTGCCACGTCAAAAAGAGAAATAAGTTCTGGTATATCCTGTCTCTCGCCCAAAAATAATACGTGTTCCTTAAGTCCTAAGTCCCCTGCAATGTCTTCAAGCCTATTTCTCTCTCCTCCATTACCTATAATAAGAAACCTGGTATCCGGCATTAAAGCTGCTATCCTCTGGGCTGATCTTAAAAACACATCGTAGGCCTTTTCCACTACTAATCTACCGATCATACCCACGACTTTATTCTTATCAGAAAGGCCTATCTCCTTTTTTAACTCATCTGTATTGAAATTCTTTGAAAACCTGTCTATGTCTACTGCATTATGAATAAGATAAAGCCTGCATGGATCTATACCATAATCTGTTATCAGAGATTCCATCTTCAGTCTGGATACCACGCCTATCCTATCCAGCCTCCTTAATAATAATCTATTTATGATGCCTGATTTAAAGCGTTCCCATTTCTCCGGCTTCCTCATGGTATGTATGACTGTAACCGTATGAGGTATCTTCAGAAGCCTTGCGCATAAATATCCCCAGAATAAGACCAGCGGCGAACTCTCCAGATGCAATACATCTGGACGTTCTTTTTTAAGCAGAAAAAACAACCTGTAGATCCCTGCGAGGTCATATTTGTCCTGCATAAGACTATGCACCATATCAATGCCTTCTGATAAAAGTTTCTTGCCTATGGTTCCTGGACTATAGAGACAGCACACCTTTAGCTGAAACCTTGACCTATCAAGTCCTTTTATTACCTCGTAGGCCATTTTTTCAGCGCCGCCAAGAGACAATCTTGAGTGGACAAAAAATATCTTCACTTTACCTCTCCGTTAAAATAACACCTGTCAGCCTTGCTCGGCAGATATGCCCTGTCCTGAAGTTTAAATATCTCCACGCACAGCTTATTGTTAAACTCGATATCCAGGCCTGCTTCACCAGGACTCTTTTTCGAGATAATAAACCTGTGACTTTGGCCTGGCTTCACTGATACAGGGTTTTCTGGCTCGAGCTTACCCTGCATGATCCTTGAATAGTAAAGGGCCATGTCAGCACCGTTTGTATTCTTGAGCTCCACATGGAGCAGCCAGATATCGCCATCCCACTTATACTTTAATTTTTGCATGACTCCTCCTCTTTCTCTGAAACATCTTTATCTCTGCATCAGTGCCGCAGTTACTACAGATATAACCCCTTCCATTCGCCTGAATACCTGCAGGTGTTGCATTCAGCCCCATCCTCTCTACAAGGAGACTGTTGCATACCCTGCAATACGTATTCGTGCCTTCATGACTGAAGACATTTCCGAGATAGCAGTGTTTTATGCCTGCCTCCTTTGCCAGCTCACGTGCCTTTTCAATCGTATCTACTGACGGCCTTGAGACATGTGTGTATTTATAGTTAGGGTGAAAACGCACGAAATGAAGAGGCACATCCCCTGACAGGTTATGCTTTACCCAGTCGATCAATTCAATATAATCCTCTTCTTTATCGCTTGCGCCTGTGACCACTAAATTGCTTATCTCTAAATGATGCCTTTTGCCATCAAAGATCTTTTTCGCGCCATCCAGAACTGGCTTGAGCCACCCCGTGGTCAGACTCCTGTAATATTCATCATTCATGCTCTTTATGGAAATGCTGAAAATATCTATCACCTCCATGAGCTCTTCAATGGCCTTAGGATTTACAAACAGCGCTGTCTTGAAAAGATTATACAGGCCGTGTTTTTTTGCGAGCCTCGCTGTATCCAGCACAAACTCATACCACACCACTGGGTCATTGTATGTCCAGGAGAGTATCTTTATGCCGCGCTCCAGGGCCATGTTTACGATATCTTCAGGCGTGTATTCGAATATAGAGTTTTCGTCAATGTGCTCTATCTGCGAAAATCTCCAGTTCTGGCAATATGAGCATGCGAGGTTGCACCCTACATTTCCGAGCGAGAGTATGCGGCTTCCCGGCTCAAAGTGAAACACTGCCTCTGTCTCTATAAATTCCTCTGCTGCGCGCACTGCCCTGCCATAACTCAAGGCATAGAGTGTGCCGTTTGTATTTTTTCTGACCTTGCAGAATCCAGTATTGCCCTCTGCTATTACGCACATCCTGGGACAGAGTTCACACTGGACCCTGTTTTCGCTAAGCTTCTTGTATAGCTTTGCCTCGTAATTAGAGTCTAACTTTTTCATTTGAATCCTCCTTTAGTTTCGATACAAACTGTTTGAACTTTCCGCCTTCTGTCCTTGGAATACTAGGTACCTTTTTAATATCTACCTCTATATCATCCCCCAGAAAATTCTTTACACTCTTCCTGAGCTTAGATTCCTCCATCACTGTGTATTTCTCGCTGATTACTATATTCACCCTGATCCTGTCAAATTCCTCCTGCACAAACTGCGCCTCTATAATGCCTTTTAGATCCGCGGAAAGCATGCCTGAGAGAAGTGACACAAAGCGGCCGTCCTTTGTCATAAAAAATTCATTAGTCGCCCTGCCCTGGATCGATTCTATCCTCTGAAAATTCCTCCCGCATGGACACTTTTCTGAAGACGGTATTACAATATCACCTGTCTTGTAGCGCAAAAGCGGCATTGCAAAATTATTTAATGCAGTACCTGCGATCTCGAAAGACTCCTGCATGCCCCTGACAGGTAAAAGTTCTGTTATGGCATACTCTGGATAAATATGATAGTTTCCTCTTTCACACATGCCTATTGCCGCGACCCTCTCTGCTGCGCCATAATGGTCAAATACCCTGCAGTTAAACTGCTGTTTTATAAATGTCTTCTGGTGCGGCATAAGCGCCTCTGATGAAGTAAAGATATATTCAAGGTCCATTTTTATACCCTTAAGATGCATGAGTTTTGCCAATAGATATACAGCAGATGGCACAGTCTCTAATGCAGCTGGTTTAAACTTTAATATCTTCTCAGAATAAGATTCTATATTTTCCTCTGAAAGATGATAGGCTGAAAGCAAAAGGCCCTTCTGAAAATGATCATGCCTCCAGAACGGCGGCCTCTTTACGCTGGATGGCACGATAGGGCTTGAGCGCAGGACCATCTTTCTTGCCTCGGGACTAAGTCCTGCCCATTTGTATTGCCTCCTGATCATGGCATGCTCAAAATTTATAGAATGAATATCCCTGTAGAGCTTTAAGGGCGAACCTGTTGTGCCGCTTGTGAACACCTTTCTCATAAGCGATTTATTTATATTCCGTGCGCGAAATTCCTCAGGGTCTCGCTTTACATCCTGCTTCGTTATCACAGGTATCTTTTTTAAATCAGATATATCCCTGATATCATCCGGTGTCAGATTAAGTTTTCTAAAAAGCTTCTTATAATAAGGTACATTTTCATAGCAGTGCCTTATCATCCTTCTCAGCTTTTCTCTCTGTAGCTGCTTTAGCTCTATTTCAGAATAATACTGGCTCTTTTCCAGTTCAGAAAGCATGGCCTTGAAGGCCTTGCCCTCTCGCAGTAATTTAAAACCCAGGCCGCGCAGAGAGACCGCAAGGTCCTGCATATAAGAAGGGCTGTTTATATAAAATGAAGATGTAAATATACTCACTTTGAACTCCTGGTTCTGTCATTGCGAGGAGTCCCGACCGAAGATCGCGACGACAAGGCATGACGCAATAAATTAGACGCTATCCATACTGATAAAAAGCTTGTCTTTGGGATAGGTCCCATGCCTATCCAGTTCAATAAAAACATTTCTGTATTTTTAGTGTTGATCCCGCCGCAGGTAGTCCTCGCGCACTTGAAGCCCGCCTCCTGCGCCAGGCGCCTTACCCTCTTGTCAAACCTGCCAAACGGATAGGCAAATTCCGTGACTTTCTGCCCGATGTTCTTCTCTATTGCGCTCTTTGAATCCATGAGTTCGCGGCGCACTTCGTCATCACTCAATAAACACAGATTCCTGTGAGTCTTTGTATGCGAGCCAAAGCTTATCAGGCCATTCTGCATATCTCTGATCTCATCCCAGCTCAACATCTTTGAAGGGCCTGCAGGGTTTGTAACTCCATGTTCTTTTTCCATCTCACTTATAAAAGGTTCATGTTCTTTTTCATCCTTATCTATCAATACACTGTTTATCTTGTTAGTCCTAAACTGTGACTTCTGGATATTAAAGACCCTGTCCCACCAGAACACCTCTTCCTTACCTATATAATCAGTAGTGAGAAATATAGTAGCCGGCACGCCGTATTTCTTTAATACAGGATAGGCATTCAGGTAATTATCCATGTAGCCGTCGTCCAGGTTTATGCTGGCATATATTTCGTTTGAACACCCGCGCTCCAGCGCCTTCAGGCCGTCTGACATGGAGACTGTTTTAAAATTATCCTTTATATACCGCACATGCTGTTCAAATATATCCCTGGAAACGGCCAGATATCCGCCGCCCTCAGAAGGTCCGGATACCCTGTGATACGTAAAGACCAGTAATCTCGGGCTGCGCCTCTCTATCAGCTGGAGCACGGCCTTTGACACGCCAAGGTAATAACACGCGTATTTAGCGATATCTTTGAGCTTAAACTTTACTGCCATCCAGCATCTCCTTTGTCTTCATCCACGCACGATGCAGAAATCTGCTCTTTTTCAAAAACGGCATTATCTTTAAGTACAAAAGATACAGGCACCCCGAATAAAATGTGTCTCTAAATATCCTTATGCGGTTGTGGGTCTTAAAGGTCTTTGTCAGGTTCTTCTTCCATCCTTCTTCTCCCCGTAGAAAATCTAATTCCGGGATACCTCTTTCAATAGAGTCTTTCAGGATCCACAGCATCAGCATAGTCCCAGGAGAAAAGCACGAATATCTCCTGTCAAATGACGCATTATAGCTATATATCATCTTGCCATAGCAATAATCATACATATAAGCTATAGTCCTTCCGTCCAATTTCAGAATAGACAGGTCTACCCATCCCTTCTCT contains:
- a CDS encoding alginate lyase family protein, with the protein product MKQLIWYIRRLSCISGQEAVRRIYKLIQLNIHVFLNRKVDLGRVLIKDKNGTNFYFGANGTLEIRRQFLRLFPNSIKDIVRDADRLCSHNFKIFDSEWNFGKEIDWHRNRHNLKDIRFVWELNRFQHLVTLGKACLLTGQKRYAIEARDQVISWIKQNPGYKGVNWKSSLEVSLRLISWCWAYKLIKSSGVFSISSNRRFLESIYRHAEFVRNNLSRHSSGNNHLIGEAAGLLIAGLTFPGFKTSRKWLDTGKKVLFKEILNQVYPDGVTKEQALGYQGFVMELALLAIVLLQKNNIEIPRELLGRFYSMAEFIMNIIDTNGNVPHIGDSDNGVAIRLSSARDYSMYRSLLSSASILSGRGDFKEKGNGFKEEHYWLFGMDGLKRCRRIKKVKAFLGSRLFDKGGYAVFRNPSPNGNVLIMDCGELGYGAIAAHGHADLFSITLSSNGTPLLIDPGTYLYHSGNSWRDYFRGTSAHNTVTVNDKNQSEITGPFMWGRRVTPRIEKWETKEDKDYISASYTNCNVMHRRKISFDKKKGLWQVMDSLDSKGENRIRQYFHLSSGSGVKDIGDNIIESKNKNVYLYIFTDKTFSTEIREGRYSPITGWSSNMFGTRVKSPTLVNSAVVKGRSEFVTFLYISNKKMKVEDLKKLPQRSQAVIPA
- a CDS encoding glycosyltransferase, which produces MKIFFVHSRLSLGGAEKMAYEVIKGLDRSRFQLKVCCLYSPGTIGKKLLSEGIDMVHSLMQDKYDLAGIYRLFFLLKKERPDVLHLESSPLVLFWGYLCARLLKIPHTVTVIHTMRKPEKWERFKSGIINRLLLRRLDRIGVVSRLKMESLITDYGIDPCRLYLIHNAVDIDRFSKNFNTDELKKEIGLSDKNKVVGMIGRLVVEKAYDVFLRSAQRIAALMPDTRFLIIGNGGERNRLEDIAGDLGLKEHVLFLGERQDIPELISLFDVAVLSSRIESFPVSLLEYMASAKGIVATGVGDNSRIIKNNESGIIVPSEDPEAISERVLELLRDSDKARRFGMNAKKRVEEKFSLKTMIKNMEDFFQKQDSMTVDKHIVIVGPDLKAKGGVSSFAKNYLCSKFPKGLKAVYHPTTVDGNVVLKTWFFIKSLVRFFIRLLTDKNIAIVHILSGSKGSFCRKAIMLLVSRLFARPVVFHIHGAGFDVFYRKSNTAGKVFIKKILDLSDSIIVLSQTWHSEVSRMTKNKNIKIIPNPIDATPFSYINGNRDFLSMNILTAGRLEERKGTYDILDIVPVVTREIPEARFYLAGDGDVEKIKKICIERGIDKNIVLLGWLSRERLLEEFERAALFLLPSYHEGQPIAILEAMASGLPVISTKVGGIPEVVEDGVNGFLVEAGEKQDLARKIIRLLKDTELSKTMSRNNIEKIDSVFRLDRVVNGFFEEYKNLLTLSQPRRLPFGNLRGCGGKDIRLSVKKWIWRKLREGRPFKNMFARIMEIDKFSRKDIKKLQMESLKDVIRYSYSNVPYYKRLFDEAGININGKFREGDLEKIPFLTRDKILRNPDDFISRRSKKIFLRKSATSGTTGTPIVLYRDLYSVNFENAILWKQRNWAGIRPGDKKVILRGDIIMPVSSKRPPFWKCDFLGKELMLSAFHISRDTVPYYVNVLRDFKPVYIEAYSSSLYILAKFIKESGLKGVSFKSAILSSETLHDYKKKLIEEVFNCKVYDFYGNAERVAAIATCPEGNLHVLPEYGLVEFIDCKDREGYKEIIGTSFINMSMPLIRYRTGDVVIPSEKECKCGRKSQMIDKIIGRLSEFVITPEGRYVGMMDCLYKGLKNFIEAQLIQEDRKNIRVKVVPDVDFSATDEANIIERVRVRVGCGMNISVEKVDSIRRTGNDKFRSVVSKLKDKGI
- the amrS gene encoding AmmeMemoRadiSam system radical SAM enzyme, with product MKKLDSNYEAKLYKKLSENRVQCELCPRMCVIAEGNTGFCKVRKNTNGTLYALSYGRAVRAAEEFIETEAVFHFEPGSRILSLGNVGCNLACSYCQNWRFSQIEHIDENSIFEYTPEDIVNMALERGIKILSWTYNDPVVWYEFVLDTARLAKKHGLYNLFKTALFVNPKAIEELMEVIDIFSISIKSMNDEYYRSLTTGWLKPVLDGAKKIFDGKRHHLEISNLVVTGASDKEEDYIELIDWVKHNLSGDVPLHFVRFHPNYKYTHVSRPSVDTIEKARELAKEAGIKHCYLGNVFSHEGTNTYCRVCNSLLVERMGLNATPAGIQANGRGYICSNCGTDAEIKMFQRKRRSHAKIKV
- a CDS encoding polysaccharide deacetylase family protein; its protein translation is MAVKFKLKDIAKYACYYLGVSKAVLQLIERRSPRLLVFTYHRVSGPSEGGGYLAVSRDIFEQHVRYIKDNFKTVSMSDGLKALERGCSNEIYASINLDDGYMDNYLNAYPVLKKYGVPATIFLTTDYIGKEEVFWWDRVFNIQKSQFRTNKINSVLIDKDEKEHEPFISEMEKEHGVTNPAGPSKMLSWDEIRDMQNGLISFGSHTKTHRNLCLLSDDEVRRELMDSKSAIEKNIGQKVTEFAYPFGRFDKRVRRLAQEAGFKCARTTCGGINTKNTEMFLLNWIGMGPIPKTSFLSVWIASNLLRHALSSRSSVGTPRNDRTRSSK